GAGGGGGGAAGGAAGGAGCATCTTGCAGGAAAGAAGCGTTGACTCGCATGAAAATGCGAATTGGAAAGGACGAACAAAGAGACAGTTGCTCAAACAAAAAGATCTAGACGTCTAACCGACGGAaacccacacacacacgtacacacacgcacaggTGAGGTGCAAAATCGAAAACAAAATGGTGATAAACGCTCAAGATTAAAAAATCAAAATTGCCCCTAAACACTCTCGAATACTAGTATTTCCCGTACATAGCAACCCCATcttaacatatatatatatatatatgtacatatttTAATATATAGATATCTACCttaatatgcatatattatatatacctttatatatatatatatatacatatatatacatatgtgtgtggacatatgcatatatgtgaatAAATGTTAGTATATGAACATTCTGAACCTTTTTTCGACATTTTTTCCAGCACGACCTAGACTCTCTGCAAGCTGGGCGATGAAGCCGCACAGCACTAGAGAAGGCTTTTTCGCGATGCGAGAAAGAATGCCCCGCTTAGCACTGACACTGGCTAAGTCAGCAACTGATTCTCTTGGTGGAACTTCCGTTCGGACTAACCGTTTgacgagaagcaggaaggaaGTTTGCGTAGCGTAGATGTTCTTGACTCCTGCAGTGGCACTCGCATTCATCTCCCACAAATCGTCCCCAGCTTCCTGAAACTTCTGTTCGGAGTCGCCAGCCGCCTCCGCGTCGACCGGCCCGAGGGTGTTGTGCAGTATAGATACTGCCGGTTTGGCCAGTCCGCGGAAGCAGCGGTGGAGGAGCAGATTCAGGTCTTGCTTTTCGCTTTCtgagaagtggaagaggaCGCGGAACTCGTCGCTGAATGGCGCATTACCTTGGTGTGTGTCTcgctccagttctctctcctttcccaTGGAGCTCCTCCACCCTAGCGCCTTTCCTCCGCATCTTGTGCTGGCTTCTCGTCGAGTTCTCCTCGCTGcagctctctccttcacgGTCTCCAGGCTCTCCGTGGACGCCTGGAAACAGGCAGACGGATTCTCCAGGAGCGGCGCGAGAACGCGACGAAAAAAGTCGAATCCAACCGCCTGAAGGAGCTCCTGGCGAATCTGCCGgcgcagcgcatgcagcagagcgGCAACCAATTGTTTGTGTAGCTTCACCAGTTTTCGAAATTTCCGTTTCGCCACAAAAAGGCCTCCGTGAAGGAACAAGTCGGCCACAGTTTCTCCCACCGACTGCGAGAGCAAGTTGCGAGTCTTGTGAGACCAAGAACAAGACTTTGGGTCGTCAGCCAACTTCATGACCCCCGCTCCCGCCTTCTGGATGTACCTCGGCGCAGCCTCTTGCGCGTCGGCACCTCCTCTCTCTACTTCCCTTCGACTCGGCAGGCGCCTGACCTCCCCGTCGACTGACTGTCGAcctcctgctcctctctccaagtcctctcgcctccgctttcggcttccttctctcgcgcctccccTCTCATTCGCATGCATCTCGTTGCGGACAAGCATGTCCACGTCCGCGAGGATGCGCGCTACAGTGTACGCGACTTCTCTGCGGGGCAACAGCGTCTGTCGGCAGTCCTCACACAGATGGATACACttcgaagaaggcgacggcaaGGCAACCGAGCTTTGTAAAGACAGAAACGCTCCACAGACAGGCCCCCTTGCCTCGGAGGAAGCAGACCCTGACGCAggcgcctctgcatgcgtctcacTGGGTATTAAAGCGAGTTCGAGAGAGGTCGAGGAACCGCTCTGTGGGGCAGGGGTGTCTCCTGCGCCTTCGGCCCTCACTGGAGTCTGTTCGCCCCTTTCTGGCGCATTCTGTTCGCCCCTTTCTGGCGCATTCTGTTCGCCCCTTTCTGGCGCATTCTGTTCGCCTGAATTGCTCTGGCAAAGCTCTGCGCCACAGTCCTCGCAAGAGACACCGTGAACGCGAGAAAAGTATACCTCTCTCCAATGGCGAGCACTCGTTATTTCGTCGCCTCGATGGAGGGCGAGGGCGTGGAGACACCCGCCTTCCTgcgaaaaggcagaagatCCACGGGCAGGCTGAAGACGCAGCAGCTTTTCCTGCCCGTGACGcggcgaggcagacgcgcGCTCTTTAAAGCCTGCgctccgcatgcagagcgagtGGTAGAAACAAGCTACAGTGCCCGGAGAGAGTCTGACGAAagaccgagagaaagaagaagagaaagaagaagagaaagaagaagaggaagaagaaggagaaaacgagtcGGGACGAGAGCCGCTGCGGATGTGCCgaaggcttctctctctgtcgtcgagagcttcttcatcttgcagacgcttcttctctgcatgcagagtccGGGCTTCGGTGGCAGACGAGATGTCACAGAGCGACAAAAGCTGCGAGTCCTCACGCTCTTTGTTTAAACAAGTCGGAGACTTGTCGCTTGCAGCGGATTCACACGGTTCAGCAGCTAGGTGGGGAGACTCCACATGGCCTGGCGACGCTTGACTCGAAGTCTGTGCAGACGAGAGTGAGAGACTTCCATCTTGGCTTTCATtcgaagacaaagagggaggaagagaggcgacgaggagcgCTCGGACATCTGCGctcgaaggaagaaacgaaacgagaAGGGAAACGAGCAGCGGATCGTTCAGGAGGTCATGCAGAATCGGCCTCCGGAAGCAGTCCGCCGGGTGCCTGTACACCTCGAGGTCTCGGTCCTCTCGTGGACTCGcttgcttcgcctcctgatacaggcagagagaagagcgatgGGGcgccggcgagagagagagagaggaacgcgacgcagaggaagagggagagaagggaagatgTCGTGACAAGACAGACTCAACCATCTGTATGTCGCGTCCCTCCAGTTGAGTTTCCAAGTCGAGCGAAGCTGTGCGACTTCGTTGCTGCTGAGGTTCTCAGACTGCGACAGAAGGACATGAAAACGCTGCGGGAGATGAGGCACAGAGACCTCTTGGGCGTCCATTTGGGACAGGTGCAAAGAGTGTCTCTTCACCGAGAGGGTGGACGCGATTCAAACTTGCAGTTCCACTTTCAGTACGGTCGAGACGTAACGAGAGAGAATCCTTTCGTTGGAGACCAAGCGGTTTCCGCTGCGACACAGTCACGACTCAAACGTCAATCGGCTCATAAAGGGAGGGACAGCGACAAATCCCAGGGAGAAGAATCGATGCTCTTACCGGGTGTGAGATAGGCAACTCATCAGCTCGAAGGCTTAGAAGAACCGCCGTGAATCCTTGTTTCTTGCATCTTGCAGAGTCATACGGAACAGAGTGGAAAAGAACTTCGGAAGCAAAGCATTTGTATCCGCCGAGAATGTGGGTGAAACctcagtgaagaagaagcaacgtTTGCCAGGTAACAGCAGACTGAAACTGTTCTTCGTTGGCTTACCACTCCCTTGAATCGGTTTTCTGCATGTGCCCTCTTTGTCCACCGTGCATGCGAGGAGCAGGTTCTCTTCAGGGTCACTGCGCTCACAATCGCACTCAGAAATCGACACTTGGCGTTTTCTTGAAATTGACTGGCCTCAAGGAAATGTTAGTTCTCAATCCAGACCAGATCTGAGACAAGGTCACCACCAGAAACTGTTGAGGAATCTCGCCGCGCGGGAGGCCGGGATCTGGACCTTTCGTTGTatacagacacccgagccATTAGCGCCAAGAGGGAATCCGTGCTTTGCACGAGTGACTCCTACGCCGCCGAACCGCCCGGTCGATTCCAATTTCTGAGGCAGCAGCTATGAAGCAATTGATTTCCCATGGTGGATGCGTCTATTCGTCCCCCGAAACGTACTGGTTTAGCTTGGTAAAAGGAAAGTACAAAACGGGGAGTTTCTGTGGTCAACGAGCTAGGCAGTGCCATGGGGTAAAGAGTGCCGTACCAAAGAGTACGGTACATCAAAGTGGTCGCATTGTCACAATTGAGTTGAAGGGAAGTCGCAAGAAACGTCCTTGTGAAAACGTACATGACATCCCCGAAAACACCTCGCGAATCCGTGATCGAAACTTGGGATGTTCAGCTCACGATCCCGCCCCTCGGCATTTGAATTCGATGTTTCCAGGGGTTGTATATCTGGACGAAGCCACGCATTTAGTCTTTTGGCGCGAAACGGGAAGACTCATCAGGATAAAACCTCGAGACGCAATTTCAAAAGCGAAAGGGGAAACCGGCGTGGAGGAGTACCCGAAAACGGCATGGCGACCGCGGCGGCGTGCATATCGCGCGAATGTGCAAGCGATTGAATCGAGCAGAAGAATTCGGCtagcagagaaagaaaaactcgTGTTGCCGCCTTTCTTAGACTGTCAAGGCTTTCATGCTGTTATGGGGACACAAATGTTTCTTAGACCAAAAACAGCAATACTCGACCCTGGAGCATCGCTCGGGACCGTCGAGCGCAGACGCGGTCGCGAACCTGAAGCTGGAATTTCTGTAATTACATTTTCTGTTTGAAATCCATAGAAGCCTCCACTCGACTATAAAGTCATCTGATGGAACAACACTCGAGTCTAGCTGCGATTTGGATTCCACAACGTCGTCATCTTGCCCGTTTCGGCGCCCCGGGACGCATGCCCCTCTGCATCAGGCTTGAGTTCCAAGACAAGGGAACGAAAAGCACGCAAAGCTCCAAGAAAGCAGAAGCTGACATTTGTGTTGTCGTTTGAGCCAGGATTATGCTGGCCGAGTGTCCAACAATTAGGGTAGATGCAGAGGAACGTGCATGAGACATGCGTCTGTGCGAAGGCGCAGAGTTCACTTCGCACAACGACTACACCCAACGGTGAAACTTGTCAGTCCTAGCTGAATGCTTTGTTTTCCCGGATGCCCGTCTCCGACAACACCAATCAAACAGCCATGTAGACGCGCTTGGCACTTGAGTACGGATCTTCGCTAGAAAAACATGGGGTTTCACTCACTCCGAAGAAACACACGAGTAACGAAGGGATTCCAGCTAAAGCCGATTCTGTACTTTCGTCAACGCAAGCGAAAGTCGTCCTTCCCAGGAGATTCTCGTTTCTTGCAAGAAATTCAAAAGCGCCCCAGGAGACGAACAGCAACCAGATGACAGTGCATACATCGTGACCCTGACAGCAATCGTTAGAATCTGCGCTACACAGCCtacagaagaaagggaagtgTGTATCGTTCCAAGAGGCAAACACACTTTCAAATGCAAGAAAAGTCACTTGACGCAGTTCCTGGGCCTACCGTAtcggcagcgagagaagatcGGTGGCTCTGTTAACACAATAAAACGGGAGCctgtaaacaaagaccttcaagcTCTAAACCCGTAGTCCACCTCGTAGACTGTACCACGCAGAAAACGTTTTTAACTAATCCTGTCGCAGAGAGCATTACTGCCGACACGATGATGCGGATCATCCTCGCACCTCGGtagtagttttctctcgctgttacTACCCAGGTGCGAGTATGATCCGTCTTGCCTCTTCCTGGGAGTAATCGTCAATGAGACAGCAGGATTCAAGAGcgttttctggggagtacATACTACGAGCGTACAAATCCATTTCAAGGTCTAAGAATGAGAGTTTTGCGTGGAAGACGTTTTATTAATCCAGGCACAAGGCCGTTTCAAGTTCGTCCTCAGCAGGTCCTTTCGCTGATTTGTGTGTCTTGTTTGTGCGTGTCTGCCTGCGCGGTCTTGAGCTACTCAGCTAAATACCAGGTCAGTAAGGAGAGACATCACTTGCAGAGCCAAGGAAATCGCGTCGAAACATGCGAGGCTGCGAGCCAGACGCGACGCGcaggctttctgctttcgccGTGGCGGAAATAAATCGAATTGGTGGTTGTGTCAGTATATTCCGTGTGTGAATTCCACGATAATCTCTCTGACGTTTTCCATTTGCGTTCAGTGGAGCTATGTCAGTGTGAATACAAAAGATAATTGAGCAGGCGTGCTCATGCCTGAAGTCGCGTTCCCAGCTTCACTGGAAGGCAGGCtcagagaaacacaggcagCGGGCCACTGGCCTTGAGAAGGCCTCAACGGAGTGCCataaaaaaagaaaaagtgaaggaaAAGCGGAGACCAAACGTGGAGGTTCGTCCTTCAACTGCACCTGGCGATTCAGTTCCGGAAACCCCCGAGAAAAAAGCCAAGGTTTCTTGTCGACCGGGGAACTCCCGACACAAAACAAGCATCCGGAGCGCCCGCTGTGGCAGGAAAAACAGGCAGATtcgttttccccttcttcatGTCTGCAGCTCTGCATTGGCCACAGACAGCGAGGTCGCCGACGACCGCACAGGACAGAGCTAGccagaaaggaaagaaatcgcaggaagagacggggATCAcggggcagagagacagctattttgggagaggaaagaaaacatgcggaagacagaggcgacaaaTTCAGAAGGCTCATACCGCCTTGGGAACCATGGAAGCGAGATCCTTCTCGACCTACAAGAACGCACACattcagaagaaaacgaaacatgcagacaaagaaaagcaaacCTCCAGAGGAAAAATAAGAGATATACCATACTTCTCTTTGTGATTCAAAATCTTGTGAACGACCTCTGAAACCCTTTCCAatgttttcgtctctgcgctTCGCTCCAAAGATTCGAGagctttctccttttcgaaAACTGAGACTCCACGACACCAAGCATCGCGCGAGCTGTTTTGTCACGGTTTGGAGGTTGAAAAACAAGCGAAATGCTTCTCACCTTCGTGAACTTCCCAGTGGACGAAAAGTAGTTGGTTTTTGTGTTGGCGGCTTGCTTCTTGGCAACAGCCGGATTCGCTGCAGCGCCGGCCGCGTCCGGATTGCACAGCTCGATTCCCTGAATTGGAGTAAAAgtgagggaggaagagaatcCACACCCTGCCGTTTCGTTCCCCGCTCTTGCGCCGGCCCCGCGGTTCATCTGCTGCTGGCGCTTGCGACCTGCAaagcaaaagagacacaagacaagagacaaagcgcatgcatccacgCACGCGCCCACGGCCGTtgacgcacacacacacacacccgcAGCCAAAAACGAATACATTTTTtcacatatacataaaaATACAAACAGACAATTACGTACctgtacatatgtataggTATATTAATGCCTAGTATGGTGATCACGGACCATGGAGTAGAGTGGTTTACTCTGTGTGACGAGGACTCTAGATCCAATATATGCTGACCGTACATACGCCACAGATACttatatacacatgtgtatGTTGATGTATAAATACGGATGCATAGAGTGACGACGACGGAtcacgaagaagagtggTGAGCTGTGTGTGGTGGGCAGTCTCGAtcgagaagcggaggaaaaAGATTGAAGCTCgacacatctgcatgcgctgcgaAACGTTCAGtcttggagaagaaggcgtaAAGAAGGTCCCTGCCGCACTGTCTACGAGAAACATGTTGTACGAGTGACAAGACCGCagaaggggaaaaacgaggagaaagccAGGACTCAAGGAAACACAAACATCGGTAGAAGAagaacacagacacacaagaaAAGGAATACGCAAACGCCCGACATGCCTctcggcgcatgcaaaaaTCGAACGACGAACAAGGGGACCCAACATCTCCTTTGTTTCGAACGCATTTtccggagagaagcgattggagaagcaaggaaaaaCGTCGTCCTGTTTGCTCACTCGGCTGAAGCTTCTTTTGCTGCTTTGCCTGAATCTTCAGACGGCCACTGGCAATGCTCTTCCCTAGCATCCCGAGTCCCTTGGCTGTGCAAGacaagcagaaagccaaaaGTTGTTCTTGCACGAACAGGACTCTCTCGTGAAGCGCTTGCCAAACCAACGCAGTCCGAAATCCCCAGAGAGAACCGGAAAAGCCAGCTGGAGAAACAACAATGAATCTGTCGCTCTACAGCAACCAGACCGCACCTAAACACCGACTCCAACTCAGCAAGCAGATATCTTCTCCgacaaaaaaggaagaaTATACCGGACGTCACATTCGAAAAAATGCAGTTCCAGTCGTCAAGCTTCCGCCACACACCCTCTTCAACCTTTACTGGGAAGGATGCACCTCGAGATGTCGAGCGACCGTAAGTGAACGATTtcaagacagcgagacgcgaAGACGACTCTCGCGCAGTCGACAACTCAGGATGGCGAGAAGGACAAGGATTTCTGAAACTTCAGGATGGCGAGAAGGACAAGGATTTCTGAAACTTCAGGATGGCGAGAAGGACAAGGATTTCTGAAACTTCAGGATGGCGAGAAGGACAAGGATTTCTGAAACTTCAGGATGGCGAGAAGGACAGGGATTTCTGAAACCATCTTGGAAGCTTTCAGTCCTCAGAGATCTCCGCTGAAACACACCTCGCGAAGCGTTGATACATGATACGAAAACGCAGCTCGCGCTGTCGCTGGTTCCCGAATGTTGTCCCCTGAAGAAAGacgcgcctcttctccctcagcGAGCAGAGACCCGGTGGAATgccgcagaaaaaacgggaagtcgcttcttctcgcttctgaTGCAGAAATAAAGGCGCTCTTCGATTCACAGACCTACCTTTTAAGCCGTTCTGATCTTCCTCCACGccaaactgcatgcgattCAGCTGCTTGTGGACTTCTGTCAGCTCGTACTTCTCCTTCATGCGACTGACAGAGAACAGAACAGACGCAAGCGGGAGAAATCTGTCACTTGGACccaaaagaaaacaaaaatcCAGGTCCCCACGAACCGCCAGGAAGGCTCGGAACAGctggaaatgcatgcagcgctcTGTTCACCAAGCAACAAAAATGGGCTTGTGACTGCTTTCTGAAGAGAACtctgcagacagaaaagtcAGGTTTCAGAAGGTCTCGAATCTTCTCTAATACGCATTCTCGACAATGGAGTGACTCTGAAAAGACGCATTTCAAGAAACTCTCCTATGCCTCTAAGTGTGTCGCTCGTCTCGAACGACCTCCAGCGTTTCTTACCGATACTTCTTCCCTCCACGTTTCGGTCGTGCTCTCTCGTCGGGGGCGGGCAGCGCCTTCTTTTGCGGAGCTGGCGGCGGTTCTTGCGCCTGTgcaaaagaagaacggaggaaATAAAGGTGAATGATTGCaagaagaaatcgaaaaAACACCAGATATCGCAAGTAGCAGAAAAACTGAAAAACAATGActacagagagaaggcagaccgCCACCATTAAAAACTtcaacggagaagaaaataaaaaaaaagagaataTGAGAGCCACGACCGAAGAACGACGGCATCAAAtcacacgagaaaaaagaaccgacacacacacacccgcATACATCTCCCTGTATCTCTACAAAGCTCTGTACCTGCATATCCAGACACATAcgagcatatatatacatatatatatatatatatatacatgcatatacatctatatacatataattatatatatatatatatttacatacgGCCCTTTCCAAATGCACACTGCGTCCAGCTTGTTGGATTGCGTCTGTTACAAATCCACACAAtggcctgcatgcacggttGCGACGCGTTCCCCTCCTTTCCATCCGTCGCcccccttctctcgctgaCCCAGACGCCCGGGTGTACGTCCACGCGGGCGCGTCTCCGCGGTCCGCCTGTGACCTGTTTCTCTTACCTTGATGAGGGCGCGAACGATTTCCTCTCGCATTGCCttgcctttttctccctctttggACTGGCCGAAAAAGTCGACGCgagcggcgagagacacTTTGCCTGCGAGGAGTCTTAGCGCTCTCGTCCGAAACGCGACAGGAGTCAAAAGAAGAATTTCAcacgagcagagaagcgaagcggaCGGTCCAGCGGCGCTGCCAGTCGCGCCGGCCTTGgacgacaaagagaaggaagtctTCTTCTGAGAGCCGACCAGCTGAAACgcacgagaaagagaaagagaagagaggaactcCACAGACAAAAGCCAGGCCTCCACGTCGACAGACTATTCCACGAGAACTTCTAAAAGCCAGGTAGCCGTGAGGTGACACGAACACACACccacacaaatatatatatatatatataaatataaataaataaatatatatatatatatatatatatatgccttTGTGCATGTGTTTCTATAGATGCACGTATGATATATAGATCTGTAacaatgcatatatatatatatatatataaatgtatatatatatatatatacgtttgTAAGTGTGTAAATGCATGTGCATCTACAGATGTAAATTTAGATGCGTAAGCATGCATGTGTGAGTCCCTAGATTTGTTGTGTCAACGCGAGAAATCGAGATGTCGCTTTCTGCGCAGATCTGGGTCGCTGTGCATGCGGAGTTCGTCACTTGCAACCCCACTCACCATGATGTTCTGAGAAGGCATTTTCGCGAGCATTTTTAGGCCTCCGACGCGAGTGAGGAGACGCGCAGCTAATGCCGCGCCAAGAATCGCCGAGACGTTCGGAGCAATCAAACTCATGCGACTCTCGAGGTACTGCAGAATCTGCGAAAATGAAAACGGCATGTGCTACGCCTCGCCGAtgagtgtctcctccgcaGAAAAGCCGACATGCATCCAAGA
This window of the Toxoplasma gondii ME49 chromosome VI, whole genome shotgun sequence genome carries:
- a CDS encoding hypothetical protein (encoded by transcript TGME49_244090), with amino-acid sequence MVESVLSRHLPFSPSSSASRSSLSLSPAPHRSSLCLYQEAKQASPREDRDLEVYRHPADCFRRPILHDLLNDPLLVSLLVSFLPSSADVRALLVASLPPSLSSNESQDGSLSLSSAQTSSQASPGHVESPHLAAEPCESAASDKSPTCLNKEREDSQLLSLCDISSATEARTLHAEKKRLQDEEALDDRERSLRHIRSGSRPDSFSPSSSSSSFSSSFSSSFSRSFVRLSPGTVACFYHSLCMRSAGFKERASASPRHGQEKLLRLQPARGSSAFSQEGGCLHALALHRGDEITSARHWREVYFSRVHGVSCEDCGAELCQSNSGEQNAPERGEQNAPERGEQNAPERGEQTPVRAEGAGDTPAPQSGSSTSLELALIPSETHAEAPASGSASSEARGPVCGAFLSLQSSVALPSPSSKCIHLCEDCRQTLLPRREVAYTVARILADVDMLVRNEMHANERGGAREGSRKRRREDLERGAGGRQSVDGEVRRLPSRREVERGGADAQEAAPRYIQKAGAGVMKLADDPKSCSWSHKTRNLLSQSVGETVADLFLHGGLFVAKRKFRKLVKLHKQLVAALLHALRRQIRQELLQAVGFDFFRRVLAPLLENPSACFQASTESLETVKERAAARRTRREASTRCGGKALGWRSSMGKERELERDTHQGNAPFSDEFRVLFHFSESEKQDLNLLLHRCFRGLAKPAVSILHNTLGPVDAEAAGDSEQKFQEAGDDLWEMNASATAGVKNIYATQTSFLLLVKRFHRLLEHPDLPLLHALYVQRVQTVDLIPLPVSASRRSLSPSHSVSPASLVSWEEAQGDNGRETEDQKKAGCEREEGRGIQRDCRSGVFFTTLEGRTLTGLWSRRKDDVELVCCWRVLECICAFLFDRRSRKPVRCHRRTLEARQLIDQLYRLVQHPTAETESLFSPFVSVGESRSGQLLLSEENEADTTGLRLH
- a CDS encoding snoRNA binding domain-containing protein (encoded by transcript TGME49_244100), whose protein sequence is MSTLAESFLCDLQDLEEDEDDELESSALTHAPDASPSVGKEDTGGLLGAPASAVDVSEAKSSEQKVEEDDLDSPIPDAVQEYEQRQQENYVGVVVSDLMLQPDFLELLDRVRALTPQDAENDNEELHLIEKCNERVIDIDKDILNIHKFIKDIYSMKFPELESIVQSPLEYIGVVLRIQNQTDLTQVDLSDLLPSPTIMALTVAASLSVSSSSSSSSGRRLPDEEFCHAIAAAKEAIALAEKRKEILQYLESRMSLIAPNVSAILGAALAARLLTRVGGLKMLAKMPSQNIMLVGSQKKTSFSLSSKAGATGSAAGPSASLLCSCEILLLTPVAFRTRALRLLAGKVSLAARVDFFGQSKEGEKGKAMREEIVRALIKAQEPPPAPQKKALPAPDERARPKRGGKKYRRMKEKYELTEVHKQLNRMQFGVEEDQNGLKAKGLGMLGKSIASGRLKIQAKQQKKLQPSRKRQQQMNRGAGARAGNETAGCGFSSSLTFTPIQGIELCNPDAAGAAANPAVAKKQAANTKTNYFSSTGKFTKVEKDLASMVPKAV